In one window of Hyla sarda isolate aHylSar1 chromosome 1, aHylSar1.hap1, whole genome shotgun sequence DNA:
- the APEX1 gene encoding DNA-(apurinic or apyrimidinic site) endonuclease isoform X1 — protein sequence MPGQPNSARFKTLRALLYPRLISLITKMPKRGKKDDAKSSVQDEEPENKKGKKGGKEAEPVVLYEDGPDKLTTEDGKKYTLKISSWNVDGIRAWVKKDGLAWVREEDPDILCLQETKCAEKALPADIKDMPEYPHKYWACSDEKEGYSGVAMLCKEKPLDVTYGIGIEEHDKEGRVITAEFDSYYLVAAYVPNSSRGLVRLDYRQRWDVDFRAYLKGLDSKKPLILCGDLNVAHQEIDLKNPKTNKKTPGFTPQEREGFGELLAEGFIDSFRQLYPDKQYAYTFWTYMMNSRGKNVGWRLDYFVLSKALLPSLCDSKIRSKAMGSDHCPITLYMAI from the exons atgcccggacagccaaaca GTGCCAGATTCAAGACGCTTCGAGCTTTGCTGTATCCACGTCTGATCTCCCTGATCACCAAAATGCCCAAAAGAGGAAAGAAGGATGACGCCAAGTCCTCTGTGCAGGATGAGG AACCTGAAAACAAGAAGGGAAAGAAGGGAGGCAAGGAAGCTGAACCTGTGGTGCTGTATGAGGACGGCCCTGACAAATTGACCACTGAAGATGGTAAGAAGTACACTCTGAAGATCAGCTCCTGGAACGTTGATGGTATTAGAGCATGGGTCAAGAAAGACGGTTTGGCG TGGGTTCGAGAGGAGGATCCGGACATCCTCTGTCTTCAGGAGACAAAGTGTGCAGAGAAAGCTCTCCCTGCAGACATTAAGGACATGCCGGAGTACCCCCATAAATACTGGGCCTGCTCTGATGAAAAAGAGGGATATAGTGGAGTGGCAATGCTTTGTAAGGAGAAGCCTTTGGATGTCACATATGGCATTG GGATTGAAGAGCATGACAAGGAGGGTCGTGTTATCACTGCAGAGTTTGACTCCTATTATTTGGTTGCTGCTTATGTTCCCAACTCCAGCCGCGGCCTAGTACGCCTTGACTACCGCCAGCGCTGGGATGTAGACTTCCGTGCTTATCTAAAGGGGTTGGACAGCAAGAAACCACTTATATTGTGTGGTGACTTAAACGTTGCACACCAGGAGATTGACTTGAAGAACCCTAAGACCAACAAGAAAACCCCTGGCTTCACTCCTCAGGAGAGAGAGGGATTTGGGGAGCTGCTGGCTGAAGGCTTTATTGACAGCTTCCGCCAGCTGTACCCTGACAAGCAGTATGCTTATACCTTTTGGACTTACATGATGAATTCACGGGGCAAGAATGTTGGCTGGAGGCTGGATTACTTTGTGTTGTCAAAAGCTTTGCTTCCATCCTTGTGTGACAGCAAGATCAGAAGCAAAGCCATGGGGAGTGACCACTGCCCAATAACCCTTTATATGGCTATATAA
- the APEX1 gene encoding DNA-(apurinic or apyrimidinic site) endonuclease isoform X2 yields the protein MPKRGKKDDAKSSVQDEEPENKKGKKGGKEAEPVVLYEDGPDKLTTEDGKKYTLKISSWNVDGIRAWVKKDGLAWVREEDPDILCLQETKCAEKALPADIKDMPEYPHKYWACSDEKEGYSGVAMLCKEKPLDVTYGIGIEEHDKEGRVITAEFDSYYLVAAYVPNSSRGLVRLDYRQRWDVDFRAYLKGLDSKKPLILCGDLNVAHQEIDLKNPKTNKKTPGFTPQEREGFGELLAEGFIDSFRQLYPDKQYAYTFWTYMMNSRGKNVGWRLDYFVLSKALLPSLCDSKIRSKAMGSDHCPITLYMAI from the exons ATGCCCAAAAGAGGAAAGAAGGATGACGCCAAGTCCTCTGTGCAGGATGAGG AACCTGAAAACAAGAAGGGAAAGAAGGGAGGCAAGGAAGCTGAACCTGTGGTGCTGTATGAGGACGGCCCTGACAAATTGACCACTGAAGATGGTAAGAAGTACACTCTGAAGATCAGCTCCTGGAACGTTGATGGTATTAGAGCATGGGTCAAGAAAGACGGTTTGGCG TGGGTTCGAGAGGAGGATCCGGACATCCTCTGTCTTCAGGAGACAAAGTGTGCAGAGAAAGCTCTCCCTGCAGACATTAAGGACATGCCGGAGTACCCCCATAAATACTGGGCCTGCTCTGATGAAAAAGAGGGATATAGTGGAGTGGCAATGCTTTGTAAGGAGAAGCCTTTGGATGTCACATATGGCATTG GGATTGAAGAGCATGACAAGGAGGGTCGTGTTATCACTGCAGAGTTTGACTCCTATTATTTGGTTGCTGCTTATGTTCCCAACTCCAGCCGCGGCCTAGTACGCCTTGACTACCGCCAGCGCTGGGATGTAGACTTCCGTGCTTATCTAAAGGGGTTGGACAGCAAGAAACCACTTATATTGTGTGGTGACTTAAACGTTGCACACCAGGAGATTGACTTGAAGAACCCTAAGACCAACAAGAAAACCCCTGGCTTCACTCCTCAGGAGAGAGAGGGATTTGGGGAGCTGCTGGCTGAAGGCTTTATTGACAGCTTCCGCCAGCTGTACCCTGACAAGCAGTATGCTTATACCTTTTGGACTTACATGATGAATTCACGGGGCAAGAATGTTGGCTGGAGGCTGGATTACTTTGTGTTGTCAAAAGCTTTGCTTCCATCCTTGTGTGACAGCAAGATCAGAAGCAAAGCCATGGGGAGTGACCACTGCCCAATAACCCTTTATATGGCTATATAA